In Syntrophobacterales bacterium, the sequence TTCACGGACCGCCCCTTCATATTCCCGGATGAAAGCCTCCCGTCATCTGATTGAGTCCTGATTATCCCGGCATTGCAAATCTATCGAGATCATGATTTAAACTCTGCCCGACGCGGGTTGACCCCCGTGCTTTTTGCAATGACCTCTTTTTTACACATTGTCGTAAGAAGTGATCATTGCCGCATTGCCAGTCCTGAAAATCGTCTGATTAAAGTCATTTCCCCCCGTAAAAAATCACCTTATTAAGGCATTTTTTTGCGTTAAAAACAGCCTTAATAAGGTAGAAAATCCAATTTCGGAGGCTCATTTAGACCCCTGAAAAAAATTGTTGCGAAGCAACAATCCGCAACATCTTGTTATAATTCTATTTCATGCACTTTTTTGAAATTTTATTAGTCAATTTAAAGAGTGAGAAGGTTAACCCTTGTCGGCATAAATCATTTCGCAAAGAAAATCGGCCGGGCAATCAGAGCTCTTTCAGCGGTTTGTTGTCGGGAAGTTTCTCAATGGCTTTGCCGAAGGAGGCCAGAGCATCGGCCAGTTTGGTATAGGCCGGGGTGTGGGCGAAGGGCATGGCGTTAATGCCCCGCAGCTCCATTGACTCGATTACGTCCTGAATCGTCAGATTGTGGATGTCCCGGGCTGGTTGAAAGGCCCGCTCCTTGTCCAATTTGGTTTCGGTTACCGAGAGAATGCCGCTTATAACCAGTTCAAAGAGGATTTCGTTGACGAGACGGAGCGGAATCTCGAGATCGCGGG encodes:
- a CDS encoding YihY/virulence factor BrkB family protein, whose protein sequence is RDLEIPLRLVNEILFELVISGILSVTETKLDKERAFQPARDIHNLTIQDVIESMELRGINAMPFAHTPAYTKLADALASFGKAIEKLPDNKPLKEL